The genomic DNA CAGGAGGTGGACAGCGGCTGCCTTGCGCATGAGCCGCTCAGTCAGGGGCGAGTTGGGCTTCAAGGCGTCCCGCTCCATCAGAAGGCTTCTGCAGACACAGAGACGGGGCTGTTGGTGGAACCTTCTAGAAGGAGGTGGGGGGCGATGGGTCGCTCAGCCCTGAGGCAGCTCccaggcagctgggctggggctgaTGTGGTCCGAGAGCAAGAAGCCACCTTCCCAGGCTGCGGGAGGGGCAGCCTCAAGTTCTGGGCAGCcgggggcctgggcctgcctgccCTCCGCCTCCTGGCACCGGCCCGGTCAGAAAGGAGAAGGCACTGAGGCCTGAAGGGTTGGTAGGGGGCATCAGGTGGCAAAGGACGGTATCTGAGGCGGAGGGCACACACGTGCAAGGCgcaggggcctgggaggcagccgTGTCTGGGCAACTAGCTCAGTGTGGCGAGAACGAGGAGGGGCTGTGCCCTTCAAGCTGACATGGCAACAGGGAGGACCAAGCAGCGGAGCCTGGTGTCTGCGTAACCTCAAAGCTGGGAGCCGCCCCGGGCCGCTGAGCATCCGGACGCCCCGGGGAGACCCCGTGTGGGAGCCGTGGCCTGAGACCCGGAGGAACTCACCGGGCCACGTTCCGGTGGGGGCCCGAGGTGCACTGCAGGGCCGCGTGGATCAGCAGCTGGCTGAAGACGTCTCTCTGCAAGGTCACGGGCAGGTCAGGCTCCCGGGCGTGGGTGAGGGAGGACACCCCCTCCGGAAGGCCACCCGCTCTCGGGACGGGTTGGGGGCGAGGAGGTAAGGACGCCCCACGCTGTGGGCTCCGTCCCTCGGAGCCGGgctgcagggcggggcggggcgggcggcgggctcACCTGCGCGTTGCTGCCCCCGATCTGGACGATGCGGTAGCGGATGGGCAGCAGGAGCTCCAGGACGCGGCCGGGGTTCCCGCGCTCggcctccaccagggcctggcacaggggcAGCCCCACGTCGCGGGCGAGGCGGTGCTGGCAGTTCTCCCCGGGGGACCTGCCGCGAAGGTGCCGTCAGGGGCCTGCCCGTCACAGcgcagctctgcccctgctcagccctggccctggccctggccctgagcgTACAGGCAGCTCCCTGTCGCTGGGCACCTCGCCTGGCAGATGGGCAGGGCAAGTGGCCGTGGTGGTGACCAGCTCAAGCGGTGGCCAAGGTCCCCCTCCACCAGGCCTCAGGACAGACCACAGGGGGCACATACCCCGCCCCCCGGCGAGAGCCTCCCGGtggaggccaggcctggctgcaTCTCCAGGACCCACCGCATAGGTCCCCCTCCCAGGCTCCCTCTGGCCTCCACGGTGACGGGCAGTGGCCCCACCGGTGCCAGGAACCTGCACGAGGCGCGTCGCTGTCCCACCACCTGCCTCAGCAGCACTGTCCCCGGCTTGcacacggggaaactgaggctcgggagaAAGAAGTGCTTCGGGGACTCCACCACATCCCTGGGGGAGGCTGCCTGTGACAGGAggctctcccacccacccagggctgcccaccTGGAGGATGGAGGGTGCCCACCTGGGCTCACGGCTGGGAGCGGCCCTGGACGCGTCCCCACGGCCGTGCTCTCAACGGGACCCCACCCCGGCCTCCCCGCACAGAGGCGCCCGGAGCCCTGGCCCCGCGTACTCGCTGGCCTCCTGCAGCGTGgtcagcagctcctgcgtggTCTGGGCGTCCCGCGCACCCAGCGACGCCATCAGGAAGTGGGCGTCGTTGAACAGCAGGATGTGGTCGCGGCTGTGCTCCCGGGTCACGGGCAGGACATCCCGCCACCGCTCGCCCACAGACACCCCTAGGACGCGGGGAGGAAACCGCCGCAGGCGTGAGGCACCCGCACGTGGGGCCCTAGGACCCTGCTCCGGGAGTTAGGCCGAGGCGCCCGGGGCGGCAAACAGAGCCCGGACTCGCCTGAGGCCTTCGGGGCCCCGTTGACTGCTCCCTTCGTTCAATTGTAAAGCCAATCAGTGCATCCGTTAGGAAGCTAATTGTAAAAGCGAGCGAGGGCTTCCCTTTAACAAATCCCCGAACCACCTCGTTGCTTCCCACGCTGTTGCCAGTGGGCGCCTGATAGTAACAGGTGCCTGATAAAACCTGCCAAGTAAGCACCCTTCTTCCACCTCTGCCCCCATTTCTCCACCCCGACAGTCCCTGCTTTCGACTCTCTGACCCTCTCGCCGGCACCACCCCCTCCTGTCCTCTGCCCCTGGGGCTCCGGGGGCTCCCCCTTCTCCCGGGCACCCCGTAACCAGGGATGTTGCCCTGGGCAACTCCGGACCTGGGGGACCTGGGGGACCTGGCTGCGCGTCTCCTCTGCGCGTGAGGGATGAGCGGCCGCTGTGCCCTCGCCCTGCCCCCGACCGTTCTGGGCGGTTTTGGTGACGAGGGACACAGGCCTCCCCTAGACCAGGTTGCAGGTCCCAGCCTTGCCACCGGGACAGCCAGGAGGCAGCCTCTGCAGGGGTCCGCTCCCTCCCGATCCCCAGGGCCCCTCAAggacctccccacctcctcccccttcctcagcctctggcctcagcttcccctggctcagcccccacgGCTCAGAGGCTCCTTCTCAGAGGCGGACTGGAGcccggctggtgcggctcagtggttgggcaccGACCCAGGAACTGAGAGGTCACGGTTTGGCTCCCGGCCGGGGCggatgccctggttgcaggctgggtcgccagtggggggcgtgcaggatcggcgatgtttccctctcatcaatgtttctttccctctatgcctcgcccctcccctctctaaaaatccataaaaacactaaaaataactaAGTAACGCAGACCCAAGCCGTCCGTCCCTGCTCAGCGGCCCCCCTGCAGCCGAGGAAGGCCGGCTCCTCACTGGCCCGTGGCTGCGGCCTCCGTGCCGGGGGCTTCGGAGAGCTGCTCTCCGCCTGGACCACCGTCCCCGCCTCTGCCTGGCAAGCCCTGCGCACCCTCCATGGTCACGTTTCACCGCCACCGGGGACCCCCCCCGCCTAGcggcctgcccgcctgcctgtcTCACCCCCACTGTCCTGCTGACCCAGGGTCGGGAGGGGCCCAGGCcggctctgctgggcctgggaggagaacCATCGGGCGCAGCGCTGGCCGGGAGCCTCCGTCGCCCCAGAGCTGGGGCCAGCCCCGCCCAGCTCCCTGCAGAGCGTGGGTGACTGTGGAGAAACCGCTCTGAGCCCCAGGGGGCTGCGGACTCTCCCTTCCCTTGTTCTAGAAAAGGCAGCAACCCAGAGACAGGCGGCCAGGTGCCAGCTGTGCCGCAGGCCTGGTGGGCAGGCTGTGGGGAGCGCAGGTGCCACCCTGGGCACAGGGCCCGAGGCCTGCACACGGGAGGTGGTGGGAACTGGGAGAAAGGGCCGTGGCGCCTCGTCCCAGGCTCAGGCAGCTGGGAGGCAGCACAGCCCTCGTGCCCAAGGCCGTGGCTGGGGGGTGCGGAGGGGGGGCGTCCCGGGACCTGcagcgggaggggagggtggtgaggCCTGTCCCCTCACCAtgcgggaggggagggtggggaccaAGGGGGGAGCAGGGAGCCGGCACCTTCCATCTGCAGCCGGTACAGCATGGAGCAGCTGTCCACCACGTCCAGCATGGCGCCGCTGGCCCGCAGGCTGGGGAGGATCTGGAAGTCAGGGTGGGCGAGGCCTCAGCAGCTCAAGTCCCCACCCCCCtcgtcccctccctgccccccacaccaggCACAGACCCGGGGGAGCACGTGCGGACCCGGCATccgccacctcccaccccagccgtGGACCCCGCTCCCGGGCCCGCGTCTGCCCGTCCGCGGTTCTAGAAGGCTGGCTGGCCTCCGCCTCGCGGCCGGCTCTCACCACGAGCCCTGACAGCGCGAAGGGCCCCTCAGGAAAAGGGCCCGAGTGCCTTCCCCGGAGCTCAGGCCCCCACGCACTTGTCTGACCTCAGGTCTCTGTCCTGAGGCCCGTACTGGGATGCCTGGAGCTGGGAGTTAGGCTTTTTATTCTCTGAGAAGCATatctagcccggccggtgtggctcagtggttgagcatcgacctaggaaccaggaggtcacagttccattcccggtcggggcacaggcccgggttgcgggctccatccccagtgtggggcgtgcaggaggcagccgatccgtggttctctctcatcattggggttcccccccccttcctctctgaaatcaataaaaaggcattttttaaaagcgCATCTAGGGGCcggggagaggagtggggagtTAGTGCTCAGGGAGCACCGGGGGTGAGCTGGGAAGATGAAGTTCCGGAGACAGTGGGCGGCCAGATGCACACCAATGCGAACGGACTCGATGCCACAGACCTGGACACCTAAAGCTGGTCAAAATGGCCGGTTTTAGGTTCCGTACgtttttccacaataaaaaattcCTATCGGATCAATGGAGAAGCGGCTGGGATTTCAGACCACCAAGGTGTAATTCCACCAATGCCCGCAAGGGGGCACTGCCGACCCACCGTCTTCATCCCGCCACGCGGCCCGGTAGTTCACCGGGTCTTACCCAGACTGCGTTCCCCTCCAGCGGTTGGCTGTTTCCGGCCGGGGCAGCAGCCGTGATGGGCTCAAAGGTCTAGAGACTACAAGCCAAATTGCCGCAATAAACCGAACCGTGTGCAAACAGGGACTTACGTGGTCGTCGTAAATGGTCAGCGCGGCCTCATACTCGCCCTGGAAAAGCGAAGTTCCCGTGGTTACGCCGAGAGGGCGAGAGGGCGAGGTGTGATCGGAGGAATGAACGGGGAACGCGCCACGAGGGCCCCCGCGCGCTACGGAGGGGTGGGCGCGCCTGGTGCGGACCTGGGGGTGGGAGCCTCggccgcctctgccctggccTGCGCATCCGGTCACGGGAGACGGACGCGGCCTCGCTGCTAAGGGGACGCTGTCACAGCACATTCTTCCTACAAGCGCTTGTCCGCCTGCGGCCAGCTCCCTCCTGTACCCCCTCGTCTCCTCTCTGCGCTCCTCCCTGCACACACGGCTGCGATCACCGCTCCCCTGGGCAGCGTGTCCCCGCGGTCTCCGTCCCTGCACGGTCCCGTCTCCCCAGCACTCCTCCTCGGCACTTAGGGGGCGTCCACAGTCTCTGAGGAGCAGCTTGGAGTGGAGCCAGTGGCAGAACCAGATGGGACCAGGCGtccccccacctggctcccctGGGGCAACGCTTCGGGAGCGTCCTGGGCTCAGCAGGTCACCCGGCAACGGGGACACTTGGTCTGAGGTGTGGCCGCAGGCTGCACACGACACGGCTGGTCTCCAAGTGCAGGCGGTGCCGGTGCCGGAGGTGGTTCAGGCCCGAAAAGCTATCGAAACCACGCAGCCTCTCCCACATCGGGACACCCCTTAGAGGCGCGCGCacagcccggccggcctggctcggTGGGGAGGGATCGGCCCGTGGAcccaagggtctcgggttcaattcccgtccagagcgtgtacctcggttgcgggctcgatccccggccccggtcagggtgcaaatggaaggcagccgatcgaggtgtctctctcacatcgctgtgtctctcccccctccttcctcccttccactctcaaaaaaaaaaaaaccaatgggGAACATGTCCTCGGGCGaggacaataaatacataaacgTGCAAACACAGTACGGCTCCGCGGGACGCGCGGGCGCGAAGGGCGGAAAAGCTTCGCGGGAAACGCGCCAGGCGTCTTACCTTTTCAATCAGATACAAAGCCCAGTGCCAGTAGTTGTGACAAGCAAGCATGTCCgagccctggggagagaggacaGAATCGGAAACACTCCACAGCCCTGGGAGAAGGGCCCGGATGTTGGCTTCTGTAGGCCCCACACCCTGGAGTGTGGGAACACTTCCCGGGCGCCCCCGGAGGCCGGTCTGAGCCCGCGTTCCCACGCCGCCTCCTTCAGCGCCAGGGACGGCGGGTCGATGCCTGCGCTTGCTGAGGAGCCTGAGGCCGGGGAGCCGGCCACGGGTCAGCCCGAGCGAGGAAGCAGAGAAGCAGGGGTCGCTCAGCTCCTCACCCACCTGCCTTGTGTGTGGGGTGAAGTGAACAGGAAATCACCCAGCGCAGGGCCCACCGTGTCCACCCAGCGCAGGGCCCACCGTGTCCACCCAGCGCAGGGCCCACCGTGTCCACCCGCGCAGGGCCCACCGTGtccacccagcacagggcccaccGTGTCCACCCAGCGCAGGGCCCACCGTGTCCATCTGCGCAGGGCCCACCGTGTCCACACAGCACAGGGCCCACCGTGtccacccagcacagggcccaccGTGTCCACCTGCGCAGGGCCCACCGTGTCCACCTGCGCAGGGCCCACCGTGtccacccagcacagggcccaccGTGTCCACCCAGCGCAGGGCCCACCGTGtccacccagcacagggcccaccGTGTCCACCTGCGCAGGGCCCACCGTGtccacccagcacagggcccaccGTGTCCACCCAGCGCAGGGCCCACCGTGtccacccagcacagggcccaccGTGTCCACCTGTGCAGGGCACCTGACGAAGccgccagggccagggagccggGGAACTCCTGCAGGGATTGGTGAGCCCCCAGCAGGGGGGATAGGCGGACACCTGGACGCCAGCCCTTCCTTCTACCGCCTGCCGTGCAGCTGCCCCTCCTCGCGGGCACCACCTCCGTCCCCTGGAAAGGGCCTGGCAGCCCCTCCATGTCCCCTGGCCTCTCTGCACCTGTGCTGAGGACGCAAGCTGCCCGCCCCCTCTCCGTCCCTGGGGTTTCAGAGACAACCAAGATTTGTAATTCCATCAGTTACCAATTGGTGTCTCTGCTCAGGCTGGCCCTTGGCTGGGgtactgcccccctccccctccttcaccTGCAAACTCCTACACATCCTTCATCACCCAGCTCAAAGGCTGCTTTcgccaggaagccttccctgaccacgtcCCCTCAAGCCCAGTTCGGTCGGATGCCTCCCTGGGTACTCACTCCCCCGCGGGCCCTGGCCTGGGGTGGCCCGTGGGCTGCCGGGAGCCTCCTCACTGCGCTTGACCAGGTCTTCTGAGGACCGAGAAGTCCAGGCTGGGCTCTCAGCGGGGTCCCCAGGGCCAGCACACAGCCGGGGACAGTGGCTGGAGGAGGAAAGCGCATCCCAGGCCACACTGTCCCTTCCAGAGCTGCCCGGCCAGGCCGGAGGCCGCCAGCAGACACGGCAGGGGACAGGCGCAGACGGCAGGTGACGCCAGCCGGTCGGGAGTCGACCCCGGGAGCCTGAGCCGCCTCATCTCATATGTTTGGAACCAACACCCAAGGGAGCTCGCGTGGGGCCAGGGCTTCAGAGCTGTCTCCGCAGCAGGTGTAAGAGGAGGACCCCGAGGCTCGGAGGGTCACGTTCACGCCCAGGACAGAGCCAGGCCAGCAAAAGCAGGGTCTCGGGAGACATGTGCACGGAAGGAGCTGAACGCCCCGgctggcccctccaccccccgcctccctccgTTCTGCCTGGACAAGCCCTGGCCCAGCCGGAGGGGCTGCGcgctgctcccccacccccagacccagGGCTCCCCGGAACCAGCAGTCAGTATCTACGTGGGGAGCCCGAGGCAGGTCCCGCAGGGGCCCCCCAGGCTCTCCTGTCCCCGGAGCTGGGGGACCCTTCGGAAGACCTGAGTGTGAGCGCAGGGGCTCACAGCTCTCACTGTCACCGTCTGCCTGCCGCCCGCACCGCTGCCGAGAAGCCGGCGTCGCGCCCTGTCGTCACCGAGGCACCTGACGGACGGGGGCCCACACCAGGAAACCGCCCTCCATCGGAAACGCCCGAGTCGGATGCATGTATCCCACGCACGGACCCCCGGCCCCCGGCTCAGCGCGGCCCATCCTAAAGGTGCTCGGGGGTCGCCTCAGCCCGCGCTCGGGTGACCACCGACAGGAGCCTGTTCTCCGATCAAGTGCCCAGCGTCTCATGAGCTTTATCACGCGTATCTCAGTGGGTGAGCGCCAGCCGCAGGCCcggggtcccgggttccattcagggccaagggcacctacctcagctgcaggctcgaCCTCGGCCCTGGTCGGGCGCGTGTGGAAGGCAACTCATCGATGTCTTTCtcccatcgatgtctctctctctgtctctccccctcccttccattctctctacaaattgacggaaaaatatcctcggggagGATTAACAACGAAAATAAAGCAATAAGGCTCCATGGCCCCATAGAAACACCCCCCCTAATGCTAATCCTGGGGAGTCAGGGCCACCTGTCCTTCCCACAGGCACGTCCCAGGCCGGGAGCCGCCACGGACGCAGCCCCTGCGCCCGGTTCCTGGTGCTTCCGCGGTTTGCGCCGTCACTGAGCGCCCGCCGCTCGGTCCAGCCCAGGCAGAGACCCTCTGTCCTGGCCAGCGGCGCCCTGGGGAACCCACACGGCAAAGAGAAGGGCAGGGCAGCCACCGCACCTGGACAGGTGGCCAGGCCGTGCCAGACGCAAGCCCAGGACGACAGGCGCACATGGAGGACAACCTCTGAGCCACCACGGCCGGGAcgccaggagggggcagggaggtccAGCCCTGCCCCACAGGACGCCcgcccccaggccagccctgcagaCCCTCCCTCGCCCTCACCCATGCCCTGCGGCCGGCGCTCCCTGAGCCCACCCCTGGGTGCCATGCGGAGCCCTCACGGTTCCCGCCCATGCCAGGCTCCTTTCCCTGGGCACTTCCTGTCCATTCCTTTCACCCCAAATGCCTCAGGCCAGGACCGACTCTAGAGTCACCTGCAAGACACTGGCCCAGGGGACACTGTGGCCGGACAGAAACGCCTCCCCAAACACGAGTTCCCGCGACCAAGCTGCACCCGTCACTTCTGTCCACGACCCGTCCGGGCAGGTGACCGCGGCCCGACGCCTACCTTCCAGTTGGCTTCTGAGCGCTGCATGAAGTCCAGCCCAGCCTTGACCTCCGCCTTCATCTCGTGAATGTGGGCCACGGTGTGCACCGACCACGCGTCCGTGGGGGTCACAGACAACGCCTGGGGGGCGGGAAAGACGGGGCGGATCAGTCAGGCTGCGGCTCGAGTTCTGCACACGCGGCCTGAGCTGGAGGCCGGACATCAGGTGGGGCTGGCGTGGGGACTGGGCTCAGCCTCAAACAAGAATGGCCCAAAGACCAGACCTGCTGACCCCCTGCAGGAAACCAAGGGCTGtcacacccatttcacagatgggactGAGGCTGGCCCGGGACCACCCAGCCATCTTCCCCCTGCCAGGGCATGCCTGAGGGAAGTGCTGGCCGCgggaccctgccccccagcccccagccctccagccaGGGCCACCAGAGCAGCCTCCGCTCCAATTGTGGCTCATCTCCCCCAGTGACATTAGTGACAGTAGTGAGGTCCGAGGTGGGAGCACCCGCATTTCCGTACACTCCCGGCCTCCCAAGCTCTGGCTCCCGCAGGGTCAGGCGGGCTCTGGAGGCAGAGCGGTGCCAGGGCTGCCCTCTGTGCCACCGGAGCGAGGGGCGGCCTCCCTGGCCTCGCTCGCCTTCCTTGCCTATGGCCCAGGAAGTTTGTGCTTCGTGGCTCCGTGGGCCAAACCGTGGGAGGCGCTGGTGACCGGTGGCAGCTGCCGTTACCATGAGCACTTCCCCCCCAAATCCTCGAGGAAACGGGCACAGAGGGGGAGCCTGGCCAGGGTCACCCATGAGTGGGTCCTCGTGCCCTGCCCCACGGACGCCAGCCCTGAGGCCGGCACCTCGGGGAGCCACCCACCTCTTTGGCGAGCTTCTCCGCCTGGTCGTAGAGGTTGGTTTCCATCAACCCGAACGAGTAGATGCCTTTCACGTAGCTGAAGAGAGAGCgaaagtcctttttaaaaagggGACCGGCACCGTTCAACCCTCAGCACGACCTGCGCGGGCCGATGTGCCCCCACACACCCGTGTGCACATGTGTCCTAGCGCGGAGTCGGCTGTGTGCACACGTGTCCTAGCGTGGAGTCGGGTGTGTGCGGATGTGGTCACGCCAGGAGGTGGGTCCCAAACCCGATGGCTGGTGCCCTGATGGCACGCGAAAGGAGAGCGAAGctagacacagacacacacaggacaGAGCCGCGTGAGGACCGGGCAGGGACGGGTAGCGCAGCCGTGAGCCGGGGACCCTCCCCTAGAGCCTTTGACGGGCCCCCGGCCCCTGGATTTCGGACCGCGGCCTCCGTAGCGGAGAGAGAATGAATCTGTGGTTTTAACCCTCTGCAATTCACATCCCACCGCCTAGGATGCCAAGGTCCCCACGGGCGCGGCAAGGGCCTTTTCCCTCCTGCCCGCGGCGGGCTGCCCGCGAGGAGGGACAGCTCAGGGACAGCCCCGGGAGCCGTGGTGACCGCGGGCTGTCAGCAGCTTCTCCCCAGACCCCAGCTCCTGGAGGCGGGGCCCCGTCTGTCCAGCTGGCTCTCGCCCGGGCCCCGCGGAGCACGGGCTGGGCGACACAGTGCTGACTAACCGCGCCTTCCTCACCCCGTCACCACCGGCACCCAGCTCCCCACCGAGCTCCCCACCCAGCTCCCGCGCCCTTCCTGCGCTTCTGTGGGATCCGCGGGGGCGAGAGAGAACCGGAGCTTCTGTCTGCGACTCGGGTGTGG from Myotis daubentonii chromosome 2, mMyoDau2.1, whole genome shotgun sequence includes the following:
- the TTC38 gene encoding tetratricopeptide repeat protein 38 isoform X1 → MAVSTPLRDCQAWKDAGLPLSTPSNEACKLFDATLTQYVRWTNDAALGGIEGCLAKLKAADPTFAMGHAIANGLVLIGTGSSVRLDRELALAVRNMVEMSKAQPLTPRERLHVSAVEAFAKGNFPGACELWEQILRDHPTDMLALKFSHDAYFYLGYQEQMRDSAARVYPFWTPGVPLSSYVKGIYSFGLMETNLYDQAEKLAKEALSVTPTDAWSVHTVAHIHEMKAEVKAGLDFMQRSEANWKGSDMLACHNYWHWALYLIEKGEYEAALTIYDDHILPSLRASGAMLDVVDSCSMLYRLQMEGVSVGERWRDVLPVTREHSRDHILLFNDAHFLMASLGARDAQTTQELLTTLQEASESPGENCQHRLARDVGLPLCQALVEAERGNPGRVLELLLPIRYRIVQIGGSNAQRDVFSQLLIHAALQCTSGPHRNVARSLLMERDALKPNSPLTERLMRKAAAVHLLQ
- the TTC38 gene encoding tetratricopeptide repeat protein 38 isoform X2 — encoded protein: MAVSTPLRDCQYVRWTNDAALGGIEGCLAKLKAADPTFAMGHAIANGLVLIGTGSSVRLDRELALAVRNMVEMSKAQPLTPRERLHVSAVEAFAKGNFPGACELWEQILRDHPTDMLALKFSHDAYFYLGYQEQMRDSAARVYPFWTPGVPLSSYVKGIYSFGLMETNLYDQAEKLAKEALSVTPTDAWSVHTVAHIHEMKAEVKAGLDFMQRSEANWKGSDMLACHNYWHWALYLIEKGEYEAALTIYDDHILPSLRASGAMLDVVDSCSMLYRLQMEGVSVGERWRDVLPVTREHSRDHILLFNDAHFLMASLGARDAQTTQELLTTLQEASESPGENCQHRLARDVGLPLCQALVEAERGNPGRVLELLLPIRYRIVQIGGSNAQRDVFSQLLIHAALQCTSGPHRNVARSLLMERDALKPNSPLTERLMRKAAAVHLLQ